In a genomic window of Quercus lobata isolate SW786 chromosome 4, ValleyOak3.0 Primary Assembly, whole genome shotgun sequence:
- the LOC115986426 gene encoding 60S ribosomal protein L6-1-like yields the protein MAPKQRTPKVSRNPDLVRGVGKYSRSKMYHKRGLWAIKAKNGGVFPRHDAQPKAPAPAAKAPKFYPADDVKKPLVNKRKPKPTKLRASITPGTVLIILSGRFMGKRVVFLKQLSSGLLLVTGPFKINGVPLRRVNQSYVIATSTKVDISGVNVEKFDDKYFAKEVQKKKKKGEGEFFEAENEEKNVLPQVKKEEQKAVDTALIKSIEAVPDLKTYLAARFSLKAGMKPHELKF from the exons ATGGCACCAAAGCAGAGGACCCCAAAGGTTAGCCGGAACCCAGATCTGGTTCGCGGGGTCGGCAAGTACTCCAGGTCCAAGATGTACCACAAGCGAGGCCTCTGGGCCATCAAGGCCAAAAACGGTGGCGTTTTCCCTCGCCATGACGCTCAGCCCAAGGCTCCTGCTCCGGCTGCCAAAGCTCCCAAGTTCTACCCAGCTGATGATGTGAAGAAGCCGCTCGTTAACAAGCGCAAACCCAAGCCCACCAAGCTCAG GGCTAGTATTACTCCAGGAACTGTGTTGATCATTCTTTCTGGGAGGTTCATGGGAAAGAGAGTTGTTTTCCTGAAGCAGCTCTCATCTGGATTGCTTTTGGTCACTG GCCCATTCAAGATTAATGGTGTTCCACTAAGACGTGTCAATCAGTCTTATGTGATTGCTACTTCCACAAAGGTTGACATCTCTGGAGTTAATGTGGAAAAGTTTGATGACAAGTACTTTGCCAAGGAAgttcagaagaagaaaaagaagggagaGGGAGAGTTTTTTGAGGCTGAGAACGAG GAGAAAAATGTACTCCCACAAGTGAAAAAGGAGGAACAGAAGGCTGTGGATACAGCATTGATAAAATCCATCGAGGCAGTTCCAGACTTGAAGACCTACTTGGCTGCAAGGTTTTCTCTTAAGGCGGGCATGAAACCACATGAGTTGAAATTTTAG
- the LOC115983214 gene encoding FT-interacting protein 3-like encodes MAKPKEDFSLKQTKPNISGSKNTTGPLRPHDLVEQMQFMFVKILKAKGLVGPDGPDTCDPYVEIILGNCKGTTKIFEKKSSPEWNQVFAFKKERIQTITLETVVRDKLNKVSHEMIGKVKFNIGDVPMRVQPDSPLAPQWYRLEDKNGVKLGAGELMLSVWMGTQADEAFSEAWISDAAESAGTAYTRSKIYHSPRLWYLRVNVIQGQDLVFRDKNRKNPEVFVRGTLGNLVLRSRSSPNKNENPMWNEDMMFVAAEPFEEPLVLSVEDKLNPNKEESVCLGRVVIPLQNVMKRVDNAPASARWYNLERPEIAGENKEQNEVKFASKLNARISLDGGYHVLDEATNYSSDLRSTVKLLWRPNIGLLELGILNATGLPVMKGKEKRTDAYCVAKYASKWVRTRTILDSLAPQWNEQFSWDVYDLCTVLTIGVFDNGHIQAGDMAGKAFHPRIGKVRIRLSTLESNRIYTYSYPLVVLQSSGVKKMGEIQLAVRFSCASFFDTLQNYTQPLLPKMHYLNPLSVYQLDSLRHQAAFITSLRLSRAEPPLRKEIVDYMLDVGSNMWSIRRAKANYDRILDLLSGIFALIKWFEQIRNWKSPAATMAFYFLFLVVVFVPKLTLSTIFLVLFLVGVWRCIKRPRHPPHLDAKLSHVDTTNEEELDEEFDPLPSKKTGEVLKRRYDRLRGIAGRMQVVLGDLATQGERVQSLLSWRDPRATMIFVCFCLVACFVTYVTPFQYVLILSMTYVLRHPRFRVGFPSVVQNFLRRLPARTDSML; translated from the coding sequence ATGGCGAAGCCAAAAGAAGATTTCTCTCTCAAACAGACCAAACCAAACATCAGTGGCTCCAAAAACACGACTGGTCCATTGAGACCCCACGACCTCGTTGAACAAATGCAGTTCATGTTCGTAAAGATTTTGAAAGCAAAGGGTTTGGTAGGGCCTGATGGACCTGATACCTGTGATCCTTACGTGGAAATTATACTAGGAAACTGTAAGGGCACCACAAAGATCTTTGAGAAGAAGTCAAGCCCGGAATGGAACCAAGTCTTTGCTTTCAAAAAAGAGCGGATTCAGACAATTACTTTGGAGACTGTTGTCAGAGATAAGCTTAACAAAGTGAGTCATGAAATGATTGGTAAAGTCAAGTTCAATATTGGTGATGTTCCTATGCGTGTTCAGCCAGATAGTCCATTGGCGCCACAGTGGTATAGGTTGGAGGATAAGAATGGTGTGAAGCTTGGAGCAGGAGAGTTGATGTTGTCTGTCTGGATGGGGACTCAGGCAGATGAAGCTTTTTCTGAAGCATGGATTTCGGATGCTGCAGAATCTGCAGGTACAGCGTATACGAGGTCTAAGATATATCATTCACCTAGGCTATGGTATCTTAGAGTTAATGTAATTCAAGGTCAAGATTTGGTATTCAGAGATAAGAACAGGAAAAATCCGGAAGTTTTTGTAAGGGGTACACTTGGGAATTTGGTGTTGAGAAGTAGGAGTTCACCAAATAAGAATGAGAATCCTATGTGGAATGAGGATATGATGTTTGTAGCAGCAGAACCATTTGAAGAACCTTTGGTTTTGAGTGTGGAGGATAAGTTGAATCCGAATAAGGAAGAGAGTGTGTGCTTGGGGAGGGTTGTGATTCCTTTACAAAATGTGATGAAGAGGGTAGACAATGCACCTGCAAGTGCTAGGTGGTATAATCTTGAGAGACCTGAAATTGCAGGGGAAAATAAAGAACAGAACGAGGTGAAATTTGCAAGTAAGCTTAATGCAAGGATTTCTTTGGATGGGGGTTATCATGTTCTTGATGAGGCTACTAACTATAGTAGTGATCTCAGGTCTACGGTAAAGCTGTTGTGGAGGCCGAATATTGGGCTATTGGAATTGGGGATTTTGAATGCTACTGGTCTGCCAGTGATGAAGGGTAAAGAGAAGCGTACTGATGCCTATTGTGTAGCTAAATATGCGTCAAAATGGGTGCGGACAAGGACTATTCTTGATAGTTTGGCTCCACAGTGGAATGAACAGTTTTCATGGGATGTTTATGATTTGTGTACTGTTTTGACAATTGGGGTGTTTGATAATGGTCACATACAGGCAGGGGATATGGCTGGAAAAGCATTTCATCCAAGGATTGGGAAGGTAAGAATTCGTTTATCCACTCTTGAAAGTAATCGGATTTACACTTATTCTTATCCGCTTGTGGTCTTACAATCTTCTGGGGTGAAGAAGATGGGAGAAATTCAGTTGGCTGTGAGATTTTCTTGTGCGTCTTTTTTCGATACGCTGCAAAATTATACTCAACCTTTACTTCCCAAGATGCATTACCTTAATCCTCTATCTGTATATCAGCTTGATAGCTTGAGGCACCAAGCCGCTTTTATAACCTCATTGAGGTTGAGCCGTGCTGAGCCACCTCTAAGGAAAGAAATTGTTGATTACATGTTAGATGTTGGATCAAATATGTGGAGCATACGAAGAGCAAAAGCAAATTATGACAGGATCTTAGATCTTTTGAGTGGTATTTTTGCATTAATCAAATGGTTTGAGCAGATACGCAATTGGAAGAGTCCTGCTGCAACAATGGCCTTTTATTTCCTGTTCTTGGTTGTGGTTTTTGTCCCAAAACTGACGTTGTCTACAATCTTTTTAGTCCTTTTTCTAGTTGGGGTTTGGCGCTGCATAAAGAGGCCAAGGCATCCTCCTCACTTGGATGCCAAACTATCTCATGTTGATACAACAAATGAAGAAGAACTTGATGAAGAATTTGATCCATTACCATCTAAGAAAACAGGTGAAGTTTTAAAAAGGAGATATGATCGATTAAGAGGCATTGCTGGGAGGATGCAAGTGGTGCTTGGTGACTTGGCAACTCAAGGAGAGAGGGTGCAATCTCTTCTAAGTTGGCGAGATCCAAGAGCTACAATGATCTTTGTGTGTTTCTGCTTGGTAGCTTGCTTTGTGACATATGTCACTCCTTTTCAATACGTTCTCATTCTTTCTATGACTTATGTGCTAAGGCATCCAAGATTTCGTGTTGGCTTTCCTTCAGTGGTCCAAAACTTTCTAAGGAGGTTGCCTGCAAGAACAGATAGCATGCTTTGA